A region of Arabidopsis thaliana chromosome 5, partial sequence DNA encodes the following proteins:
- a CDS encoding U3 small nucleolar RNA-associated protein (unknown protein; FUNCTIONS IN: molecular_function unknown; INVOLVED IN: biological_process unknown; LOCATED IN: cellular_component unknown; BEST Arabidopsis thaliana protein match is: unknown protein (TAIR:AT5G36810.1); Has 23 Blast hits to 23 proteins in 8 species: Archae - 0; Bacteria - 0; Metazoa - 0; Fungi - 0; Plants - 23; Viruses - 0; Other Eukaryotes - 0 (source: NCBI BLink).), translating into MATSANPPVVKSLSISQGRKRFVFKKFSQRIIDIKVFRILDKVKAEPPSEGSSLRRRMGEDV; encoded by the exons ATGGCGACTTCAGCTAATCCCCCGGTCGTAAAGTCGCTCAGCATATCCCAGGGGCGTAAGAGATTTGTG TTCAAGAAATTCTCTCAAAGAATCATTGACATTAAAGTGTTTAGGATCTTGGATAAGGTGAAGGCTGAGCCCCCTTCAGAGGGATCCTCATTGCGTCGTAGAATGGGAGAggatgtttga
- a CDS encoding F-box and associated interaction domains-containing protein (F-box and associated interaction domains-containing protein; CONTAINS InterPro DOMAIN/s: F-box domain, cyclin-like (InterPro:IPR001810), F-box domain, Skp2-like (InterPro:IPR022364), F-box associated domain, type 1 (InterPro:IPR006527), F-box associated interaction domain (InterPro:IPR017451); BEST Arabidopsis thaliana protein match is: F-box and associated interaction domains-containing protein (TAIR:AT5G36820.1); Has 30201 Blast hits to 17322 proteins in 780 species: Archae - 12; Bacteria - 1396; Metazoa - 17338; Fungi - 3422; Plants - 5037; Viruses - 0; Other Eukaryotes - 2996 (source: NCBI BLink).), with protein MAMSNLPRDLLEEVLSRVPVKSIAAVRSTCKNWNSLTYGQSFTKKLYGKTMATKEKEFLVVMTMDLEVYLMRVNLHGIHKDDNNVKSSIMQKAKLIRLNDDRVRVDDICKVFHCDGLLLCITIGIRLVVCNPYCGQTRCIKTRRDYHITDNYALGHEKMKNSPLRNYKILVFHDKSFLQNSWFEIYNFNSDSWKVLYFTCDWKLPFSQLVVSLKGNTYWFAREMYIHGPRIDLPDFLICFDFTTERFGPRLHLPFHSRCVDTVTLASVREEQLAVLFQDSKTLILEVWITTKIEPNAVSWSSKVFLEVNMSPLTGFQFNRSFGSFFIVEEKNVVVVPIKGGHFKRNLAYIIGKDEYFKEVDLGVPSSYIYFSPHVCSYVPSLVQIKKDAQVMLQHHNVSAEKHHEFCASL; from the coding sequence ATGGCGATGTCCAATCTTCCAAGAGATTTGTTGGAGGAGGTACTCTCTAGGGTTCCGGTAAAGTCTATAGCAGCAGTGAGATCCACTTGTAAAAATTGGAACTCTTTAACCTACGGTCAGAGCTTCACGAAGAAGCTCTATGGTAAAACAATGGCAACAAAGGAAAAGGAGTTTCTGGTGGTCATGACTATGGATTTGGAGGTTTATTTAATGAGGGTCAATCTCCATGGAATTCATAAAGATGATAACAATGTTAAATCATCTATCATGCAAAAAGCTAAACTCATTAGGCTAAATGATGATCGAGTTCGAGTCGATGATATATGTAAAGTCTTTCACTGCGACGGTTTATTGTTATGCATCACTATTGGGATCAGGCTTGTGGTTTGTAATCCTTATTGTGGGCAAACAAGGTGTATCAAAACCAGAAGAGATTACCATATAACCGACAATTACGCTCTTGGACacgagaagatgaagaacagcCCACTTCGTAACTACAAAATCTTGGTGTTTCATGATAAATCCTTCCTCCAAAATTCTTGGTTTGAAATCTACAATTTTAACTCTGATTCATGGAAGGTTTTATATTTCACTTGTGACTGGAAATTACCGTTTTCTCAACTTGTTGTGTCTCTCAAGGGAAATACTTACTGGTTTGCTCGAGAGATGTATATACACGGACCAAGAATAGATCTCCCtgatttcttgatttgttttgattttacaacaGAGAGATTTGGACCGCGTCTTCATCTGCCGTTTCACTCTCGTTGTGTTGATACTGTGACTCTCGCTAGTGTTAGAGAAGAGCAGCTTGCGGTGTTATTTCAGGACTCAAAAACGTTGATCCTAGAGGTATGGATAACGACTAAGATTGAGCCTAATGCGGTCTCATGGAGCAGCAAGGTGTTCTTAGAAGTGAATATGAGTCCACTCACTGGTTTTCAGTTTAATCGTAGCTTTGGGAGTTTCTTCATTGTTGAGGAGAAAAATGTCGTTGTGGTTCCTATTAAAGGAGGGCATTTCAAACGAAACCTAGCTTACATCATTGGAAAGGATGAATACTTCAAAGAAGTGGATCTTGGAGTGCcaagttcatatatatatttttccccACATGTGTgctcttatgttccaagtttagtacaaatcaagaaagatgCACAAGTGATGCTGCAACACCATAACGTCTCAGCAGAAAAGCATCATGAGTTTTGTGCATCTTTGTGA
- a CDS encoding ECA1 gametogenesis related family protein (ECA1 gametogenesis related family protein; LOCATED IN: endomembrane system; BEST Arabidopsis thaliana protein match is: ECA1 gametogenesis related family protein (TAIR:AT5G36661.1); Has 129 Blast hits to 121 proteins in 5 species: Archae - 0; Bacteria - 0; Metazoa - 0; Fungi - 0; Plants - 129; Viruses - 0; Other Eukaryotes - 0 (source: NCBI BLink).), with the protein MSIKNVFSLLAVLCIIVSVNAQLPQFPAQLPFPFPFQLIPGLPDITKCFSSVMDIPECIAEISQSIFTGKFGNLSPACCKAFLDADNCIPKIPFIPFFPPMLKEQCSRVAGATPPIPK; encoded by the coding sequence atgtctatcaaaaatgtgttttcacttctagcggttctatgtatcatagtttctgtaaatgcTCAATTGCCTCAGTTTCCGGCTCAACTTCCTTTTCCGTTTCCGTTCCAACTGATTCCTGGATTACCTGATATAACTAAATGTTTCTCATCCGTGATGGATATTCCTGAATGcattgcagagatttctcaatccattttTACTGGAAAGTTTGGTAATTTAAGTCCGGCTTGTTGCAAAGCATTTTTGGACGCCGATAATTGCATACCGAAAATTCCATTCATTCCGTTTTTTCCTCCGATGCTAAAGGAACAATGTTCAAGAGTTGCCGGTGCAACTCCTCCCATaccaaaatag
- a CDS encoding ECA1 gametogenesis related family protein (ECA1 gametogenesis related family protein; LOCATED IN: endomembrane system; BEST Arabidopsis thaliana protein match is: ECA1 gametogenesis related family protein (TAIR:AT5G36662.1); Has 129 Blast hits to 121 proteins in 5 species: Archae - 0; Bacteria - 0; Metazoa - 0; Fungi - 0; Plants - 129; Viruses - 0; Other Eukaryotes - 0 (source: NCBI BLink).), with amino-acid sequence MSIKNVFSLLAVLCIIVSVNAQLPQFPAQLPFPFLFQLIPVLPDITKCFSSVMDIPGCIAEISQSIFTRKFGNLGPACCEAFVDADNCIPKIPLIPFFPSMLKEQCSRVAGATPPIPK; translated from the coding sequence atgtctatcaaaaatgtgttttcacttctagcggttctatgtatcatagtttctgtaaatgcTCAATTGCCTCAGTTTCCGGCTCAACTTCCTTTTCCGTTTCTGTTCCAACTGATTCCTGTATTacctgatataacaaaatgtttctcatccgtgatggatattcctggatgcattgcagagatttctcaatccattttCACTCGAAAGTTCGGTAATTTAGGTCCGGCTTGTTGCGAAGCATTTGTGGACGCCGATAATTGCATACCGAAAATTCCATTAATTCCGTTTTTTCCTTCGATGCTAAAGGAACAATGTTCAAGAGTTGCCGGTGCAACTCCTCCCATaccaaaatag